Sequence from the Anaerolineales bacterium genome:
AATTCGACTCCACTCGACAGGCCCGGCTGTGTTCGTATTCTGAGCCTGTCCCCCTCCGTACCGGCAACGATGACCCATTCGCCAACCTCGATCTCCCCGCCCGTCGAAGGAGGCAAAGTAGGAGATTGCGTGGCTGTCGAAGCCTGAGTCGCCTGTGAGGTCGGATCGGGCGGCGTATCGGTCGGAATAGCCACAACGGTCAGGCCCGGCAATACGGACACCTGACCCATGTTTGAAATCCGTGAGACGTAGCCCTGGATCAACGCAGCGATGAACACGAGTACGCCCAAACCTATCCCCAAAACAAACCAGCGCCAATTTCGCAGGAGATACCGCTTGAATTCGAGGAGATAACGATTTCGCATCGGGACTAACGCCTCACCAGTGTTCGACACGCTTTGGGTAAAGTGACAATCCGTCCAAGGGTGAGCACGATTATAACCTGAACGTAGTGGTTCGCGATGATGGTTGCCGAAAGTGAGCGGCATGGTTAGAATTCCCAGCGGGAGAGACGATGAACAACAGCTATGGTGCACCGTTGGGAGGAAGATACGAAATCATTGGCTCGCTCGGCCGTGGTGGCATGGCCGAAGTCTACCGCGCGCGTGATTTGAGTCTCCAACGCGAGGTCGCCATCAAGCTGCTGCGCGACGATCTCACTTCCGACCCCGCCTTCCAGGCAAGCTTCCTTCATGAGGCGCGAGCTGCAGCCAACCTGGCCCATCCCAACATTGTCACGATATTCGATTTTGGTATCGACTCGGGTCGATACTTCATCGTTTTGGAATTGGTTCCCGGCACCGACCTTAAAACCCTCATCCGGCGGCGAGGCGCCCTGCCCATCCCGGAAGCGGTGGACTTGATGATCCAAATCTGCGCCGGAGTTGGCTATGCGCACCGAGCCGGCCTCATCCATTGCGATCTCAAACCGCAAAACGTGCTGGTGGGCAACGACGGCGTGGCCAAAATTACCGATTTCGGCATCGCCCGGGCATTCGCATCCATTCAGCCGGATGAGCACAGCGAGGTCGTTTGGGGTAGTCCTCTGTATTTTGCCCCGGAGCAGGCTGCCGGCCGTCCCCCGACGTTCGCCTCCGATGTGTATGCACTCGGCGTCACGTTCTTCGAAATCCTGACCGGCCGTACTCCCTTCCAGGCGAACGATGCCGACGAACTCGCTCTTCTACACCAGACCGCAAAGCCGCCGCGCTTGAGCCAGTTTCGTCCGGAAATCCCCGAAGTACTCGAGCAAATAACTGCGAAAGTGCTTTCAAAGGAACCCGCTGCGCGCTATCGTACTGCAGACCAATTCGGCCGTGTTTTAATGACCTATGCTGAACAATTGCAATCGCTGCCCGTTCGATCCTACCAGATGCCGCCTCCGGCCGAAAACGACCCCGATGCATCCACTTCGGCCATGGCGTTTCCCTCGCCGGTACGTATCGATTGGGCCGCCGTCATCCTCGCCCTTCTTGCCTTTATCGCCGTCGGCGGCTTGA
This genomic interval carries:
- a CDS encoding protein kinase, translated to MNNSYGAPLGGRYEIIGSLGRGGMAEVYRARDLSLQREVAIKLLRDDLTSDPAFQASFLHEARAAANLAHPNIVTIFDFGIDSGRYFIVLELVPGTDLKTLIRRRGALPIPEAVDLMIQICAGVGYAHRAGLIHCDLKPQNVLVGNDGVAKITDFGIARAFASIQPDEHSEVVWGSPLYFAPEQAAGRPPTFASDVYALGVTFFEILTGRTPFQANDADELALLHQTAKPPRLSQFRPEIPEVLEQITAKVLSKEPAARYRTADQFGRVLMTYAEQLQSLPVRSYQMPPPAENDPDASTSAMAFPSPVRIDWAAVILALLAFIAVGGLIPLWLWVCLLYPSCPLNTP
- a CDS encoding ABC transporter permease, coding for MRNRYLLEFKRYLLRNWRWFVLGIGLGVLVFIAALIQGYVSRISNMGQVSVLPGLTVVAIPTDTPPDPTSQATQASTATQSPTLPPSTGGEIEVGEWVIVAGTEGDRLRIRTQPGLSSGVEFLAYENDVFQVEGGPEDRDGYVWWFLVNPYDSSISGWAVENYLRRMENP